The nucleotide sequence AAGGGTGGAATAAAAGTTTGCGGGTTGATCAGCGAATGGAACGAATCTACTACCCGCTGACCGTCGTGCCGAAAAATGGCGATTTCAGTGATGCGGGTGGGGCCTTTTACCCCACCCGTTGTTTCAATATCGACGATTGCGTACAAGAAAAACGTGAATTATAATAATATACGAAATAGTAGCTTTTTTAAACCAGGAATCAAGACCTTGATTTGTCTTAACCCTTACCGCAAAAATAGAAAAAACCCCGTCAAGCGACGGGGTTTTTATTACAATCCTGCTAGGTACCTATCGACCTTATACATAATTTCCAGATCTCTCAATCCAACTGAAATACAATCGGCAGCGTAAACCGCACCCGAACCGGGCGTCCTGACTGCTTACCCGGCATCCAGTTGGGCATCAGGTTTATGACTCGTAAGGCTTCCTCGTCACAGCCAAAGCCAATGCCTTTGATTGCTTTGGCACGCTCGATTTTTCCATCTGTACCCACCGTAAATTCGACAAACACCTTACCCTGTATACCGGCTTGCGCGGCCGCGCGGGGGTACCTTAGGTTTTTTTGCAGGAATTGGGCGAACGCCTGACTGCCCCCAATGAATTCGGGCTGTTGCTCGGCAGAGAGCAGCGTCTTTTCTTCTTCGGGCTTCGCCTCCACGATACGCCCTAGCCCTTTGTCTGCAACCTCAGCGGGTGGAACGACTAATTCCTCAATCACATCTCCTTCAACCGTTTCCTGACCTGGCTGTGCATTTTCTAGCATTTCGACAGTCGGTGGCTGGTGCTCAATCAAAACCTGCTCGTCGGGTAATACGACGGGCGGCAATGAACGCACGGTTTTTACTGTTGGTGGTGGCGTTTCCAGTACGGGCGGCGGAATCAGGATTTTCTCAGGCTTAATCCTGATTGTTTTGGCCTCTACCATAAAGGCTACGTCTTTCTCATTCGCTTCTGGTTTCAAACGGGCGTATAGTTCAGGGAGTAGAAAAATAAGCAGAAACAAACCTACCCCGATGAATGTAGCGCGTTGCACGTTGCCTCCATAGTCGCGGCGCAAGGCGTAGGCGCCATACGACTTGTTACGATTCTCGAATACGATGTCGTTCAGTGATTCTTCCATGGCTAACAGATGTTTATGTTCAACACTTAATTGCTCTAATACATCCGAATCAATCTCACCGCGCAACGACTCAATCACCCGCTCGAGCGGCTGCCCTTCCCAGAGCCGCTCTTCGGCTTCACAGGCCAAATGATCCAATAGTTCAGGTAACAGTTTTCTGCTCAAACCACTAGCGCTCAGATAGCGGTTAAGTTCGGCAATGCGATGGTCGTCAAGTCGTTTCATAGGTTTAGGATTGTGGGGTTGGGTTAACTGCGCTCGGGAGCGAGGCCGGGAATGGCACCGTCCTGCGGGGATAAAAGCAATTTGATTGCTTCCATAAAACGTTCGAGGTCATTGGTTTTGGTGCGCGCTGTAGCTGTTCCCTGGCTGGTCAGGGTATAGTACTTGCGCATTCGGCCATCCACCGCTTCGGATTCGGTCAGCAACAGGCCTTCCTGTTCAAGTTTGTGCAATACCGGGTAGAGTGCCCCGAACGTCAGCGTTATTTCACCAGCAGTGCGCTCCTTTACCTGCTGGGTGATTTCATACCCATACATCCGGCCATTTTCAGACAATAAATTCAATACAATGGTTTTCAAGGTACCCCTTACGTACTCGTTACTCGTGCTGTTTTCCATGCTATTCTGGTTCGGCCACCCACCTAGGTAGGCTTTTGTTTGTGATTAGTGATTGTTGTTTTGTACTTTGCCTTTGTCAATAAAATGACTGAACAAATATATATAAGTTTTTTATATATACAATAACTTTCTGAGAATTAATTTAACCTTCTTCATCCAGGGGTATCGAACGGTTAATGCGTTCATCGAGTGAAATAAACGTTTCGGTTCTCTGGATTCCCTTCACTTTCTGGATTTTATCGTGTAGTACCTCGCGGAGGTGTCCGGTATCGCGGCAGACGATCTTGGCAAAAATGCTGTAAATACCCGTTGTGTAGTGAATGTTGACAACTTCAGGAATTGTTTCCAAGTCTGCTGCCACTTCCTCGTATAGCGAACTTTTGTCCAGATATACTCCCAGGAAGGCACTGATATCCCAGCCTAGTTTGGCGGGATCAATGAGCAGTTGAGAACCTTTGACGATGCCCATCTGCTCCATCTTCTTCATACGGACATGTACCGTCCCACCCGACACGAATACCCTTTTGCCGATCTCGGTGTAGGGTAATCCGGCGTTTTGCATCAGGAGGGAAAGAATCTTTAAATCGGTATTGTCAATTTCTGAATTTTTGTTCATTTTTCGGCTAAATATTTTGAATCACCTAATCAAAGGAGCTATTTTTTGAATTTAATCTAAATTTTACCAATTTTTTATGAAAATATTTTAATTATTTAGTCATGTCACTTACCTTTGCAAGGTCAATATAAAGAAACGGTTCCCCATTCTTCATTATTGACGTCGTTTTTTGCTTTATTGTAGGATGATGAAACTGGCAGCCATGCCCTCCTGTCTCGGGGGTGGTGATTCCGGGATAAACACGATATAATGCCGACTTGTCGACTGGGGTTGACCACCAAGTATTTGTATCGCGGCTAACCGCACCGTGGGTGGTTCGACTCCCCCTCCTACAGCTTTTTTCAATTATGAATCGCTAATTGAGGGAATGAGAGAAAATTTAGTGATTTCTGTTCTCTTATTCACTCAATTAAAATTCAAAATTGATCTCCCATTTGGTTTTTAGTTTGTTGATGAAGTGTAATTTGACACGCGGGTTCGCCTTGAAACCTGCGTGTTTTCATTTTGGGCTGTGGGACAGGCTGGGTTGCGTTCAGCGCATTGCCTGTTTTTGTTTTCCCAATTACATGGGCAGGAATTCTACTTCCGCCCGTAATTCAAAAATCCCTACCTTTCGGCCTGAACCGACTCCCCTACCCCACTGATGATTCAGAATGACGCAGTCCTGCTCGGCATCCTGATGCTCACGCTCGGACTGATTTTCTATACTGCAACCCTCCCCCAAAAAGGATGGACGAAATTTTACGGTGTAGTACCCCCGCTCCTGCTTTGCTATTTCCTGCCAGGTGTATACAACTCCCTCGGGCTCATCAATGGTGCCGAATCGCAGCTATATCCCGTTGTCTCACGATATCTGCTACCCGCCTGCCTGGTCTTTTTTACCTTGGGTATGGATTGGAAATCGCTGGCCCGACTCGGCCCTCCCGCCGTAATTATGATGCTGGCGGGTACGGTAGGCGTCATGTTGGGCGGCCCCATTGCCCTGTGGACCGTGAGCGAACTCAGCCCCGTCACCGTGCAGGGCGAGGGTCCCGAAGCCGTTTGGCGCGGACTGGCGACTATCGCCGGCAGCTGGATCGGGGGAGGTGCCAATCAGACGGCCCTCAAGGAGGTCTTTCAGCCCAGCGACCGTTTGTTCTCCCAGATCGTTGCGGTGGATGTGTTGGCAGCCGAACTGTGGATGGCCGTGTTGATTTACGGCGCAGGGTACGCTTCCCGCATCGATGCCCTACTGCGTGCCGATAGTAGCCGCATTGCCGACGTTCAGCAACGACTCGAAGGTCTGCAACTGGCCCACCAGCGCATTCCGTCCACCGCGGACCTGATCCAGTTGGGAGCCGTTGGGTTTGGGGCCACGGGCTTTGCTCATTGGCTGGCCGGCATCATTACCCCCTACCTTGCCGAACATTATCCCACATGGGCAAAGTACAGCCTTACTTCCTCTTTCTTCTGGGTGGTGGGGTTGGTCACGTTGCTGGGAATTCTGTTCTCCCTTACGCCTATCCGAAAACTCGAACATGCAGGAGCCTCACGAGTAGGAAGTGTGTTTCTGTATTTATTAGTGGCTACCATCGGTATGCAAATGGATCTGCGGGCGGTGGCCGATAACCCCGGACTCTTTGCTATCGGTCTTATCTGGATGTTGGTTCATGCTGCCTTTGTGATCGGAGTAGCCCGTCTTTTCAAAATCCCATTCTTTTTTGCGGCGGTAGGTAGCCAGGCCAATGTGGGGGGCTCGGCTTCTGCTCCAGTCGTGGCTGCTGCATTTCATCCCTCGCTGGCCCCGGTTGGAGTTTTGCTTTCTATTCTTGGGTACGCCCTGGGCACTTATGCAGGGTACCTCACGGCTCTCCTCATGCAATGGGTAAGCGAGGGAATTTGAAACAGTCTCCGTAAAAATTAGGGCATTAAAGCGTATCTTTGCACGAAATTTCCCGATGAAAGACTATCGGTTGCGCATGCGGGAAGTTCGAACACACCCAATATATCATTCCAATCGACCAATAAAGCTTAAAGCGCATTGCTTACAGCCTACCGCTATTAGTACCTTTCAATGAAGAACATACGCAATTTTTGCATTATTGCCCACATTGACCACGGCAAAAGTACCCTGGCCGACCGTCTGCTGGAATATACCAACACCGTGACCCACCGCGAAATGCAGGCCCAGTTGCTCGACAACATGGACCTGGAACGCGAACGGGGAATTACTATCAAGAGCCACGCGATCCAGATGGATTACCTGCTCAATGGCGAGCAGTACACCCTCAATCTGATTGACACGCCCGGCCATGTGGATTTCTCCTACGAAGTTTCCCGCTCCATCGCCGCCTGCGAAGGGGCTCTGCTGCTGGTAGACGCCTCGCAGGGTATTGAAGCCCAGACCATCTCCAACCTCTACCTGGCGATCAACCATGATCTGATCATAATTCCGGTTCTGAATAAAATTGACTTGCCAGGTGCCATGCCTGAGGAGGTCACGGACCAGATCGTGGACCTGATCGGCTGTGACCGCGATGAGATCATCCACGCCAGCGGTAAAGAGGGGATCGGGGTACCTGAGATTCTGGAAGCCATCGTACACCGTATACCGGCGCCGAAAGGCGATCCTGAAGCACCCTTACAAGCCCTGATATTCGATTCGGTTTTCAACTCCTACCGGGGCATCGAGGTAATCTTCCGAATCAAAAACGGCAGTGTGCGAAAGGGCGATAAAGTGAAATTTATGGCCACTGGCAAAGAATATATCGCCGATGAAATAGGAACGTTGCGGCTCCAGCAGCAACCCAAGGACGTAGTAGAATGCGGCGATGTGGGGTACCTCATATCGGGCATCAAGGTGGCCCGCGAGGTAAAGGTAGGCGATACCTTCACGCACATTCACCGTCCTTCCACGGCTATGATCCGGGGTTTTGAAGAAGTAAAACCGATGGTTTTTGCGGGAATATATCCCGTCGATACCAGTGAATACGAAGAACTGCGGGAGGCCATGGAAAAGCTTCAGCTCAACGATGCCTCGCTGGTGTGGGAGCCCGAAACCTCCGCCGCCCTCGGTTTCGGTTTTCGCTGCGGCTTCCTGGGCATGCTGCACATGGAAATTGTGCAGGAACGTCTGGAACGCGAGTTCGATATGACGGTGATCACCACGGTACCTTCTGTGCAATTCACGGTACACAACACACGTGGCGAAACCCTGAGCGTAAGCGCGCCCTCGGAAATGCCCGAGCCCAATTTCATCAAATCCATTGAAGAACCATTCATCAATGCCCAGATCATTTCCAAATCGGAATACGTGGGTGCCATCATGACGTTGTGCATGGACAAGCGGGGTATGCTGAAGAATCAGATCTACCTGACCTCCGACCGGGTTGAGCTGCAGTTCTCCATGCCGCTGGCCGAGGTGGTTTTTGATTTTTTCGACAAACTCAAAACCATTTCACGCGGCTACGCCTCGCTCGATTATGAGCTCTCTGGTTACCAGGAATCCGATATGGTGAAGCTCGACGTGATGCTCAATGGTGACCGGGTAGATGCTTTATCGGCCATCGTTCACCGTTCCAAGGCGTATGAATGGGGCAAGAAACTTTGCGAAAAATTACGTGAGCTAATTCCAAGGCAGATGTTTGAGATTGCGATCCAGGCCGCTATTGGACAAAAAATCATCGCCAGGGAAACGGTGAAGGCCATGCGTAAGGACGTACTCGCCAAATGCTACGGCGGCGATATTTCGCGGAAGCGGAAACTGCTTGAAAAACAGAAGAAAGGCAAAAAACGGATGCGTCAGGTGGGTAACGTCGAGATCCCCCAGGAGGCGTTTATGGCCGTTTTGAAAATAAACTAGGCTCATCTCCAGACTTACATTTTATGAACAAAAGGACGGGTGTATCGTCCTTTTGTTGTATTTTTGGCTGACTATCGTAAAAAATTCCTAAGACAAAACACTCTACAAAAATCATATGGCAGAGGTAATTCGAATGCCCAAAATGAGCGACACCATGGAAGAAGGTGTCATTGCGGAATGGCATAAAAAAGTTGGCGACGAGGTAAAATCCGGCGATATTCTGGCTGAGGTCGAGACCGACAAAGCTACCATGGACATGGAGGCTTACCAGGAAGGTACCCTCCTGTATATTGGTGTGCAGAAAGGCGATGCCGTGCCTGTCAATGGGGTAATGGCTGTCGTCGGTGAGAAGGGCGAGGACTACAAAGCCTTGCTTGATGAAAAAGCCAACGGCTCAAACGGGCAGTCGGAAGGTAAAGCGGAAGAGAAAAAAGAAGACAAACCCGCTGTATCTGCCAATGGAACAGAAAAGATCACTCCGAAAGAACTAAAATCAGCCCCTAAAGCAGCAAAACCAGCGCCCTCCCAGGAAAAAATTAACGCCACGCTCATTCGAATGCCCAAAATGAGCGATACCATGGAGGAAGGTGTATTGGTGTCGTGGCAGAAAAAAGTGGGCGATAAGGTGGCTTCGGGCGATATACTGGCCGAAGTCGAAACCGACAAGGCCACTATGGATTTGGAAGCCTACGAAGAGGGTACCCTCCTCTTTACTGGCATCAAAGAAGGAGAAGCCGTGCCCGTCAACTCCATCATTGCCGTAATCGGTGAGGAAGGCGCGGACTTCCAGGCACTCATAGATCGCGAAAATGGCTCCGGCGACGCGGAAGAAGAAAAAGCGACCGACCATCCCGAAACGGTAACGCCTTCCGCTGAAAGTCCCAGCAGTGGTGGTACCTCAACGGTCTCTGCCGAAGACTCGGGTGATCGCATCAAAGCCTCGCCGCTGGCCCGCCGCCTCGCCGAAGAAAAAGGCATTAATCTAAGCCAGGTAGAAGGCTCCGGCGACAACGGTCGTATTATTAAGCGTGATGTGGACGAGTTCAAACCCTCGGCCCAACCCGCTCCCGCCGCCGAAAAAGCCCAGTCCGCTCCGGCCCCCGCCAAAGCCCCGTCCCCCGAAGTGGCCCCGGCTGGCAACTACGAGGATCTGCCCATTTCGCAAATGCGCAAAACCATCGCCCGTCGCCTCAGCGACAGCCTTTTCACGGCTCCGCATTTCTACCTGACCATGGAAATCAACATGGACAAGGCCATGGCGTTGCGGCCTACATTAAATGCCGTAAGTACCTCGAAGATTTCATTCAATGACATGGTGATCAAAGCCTGCGCCATCGCCTTGCGTCAGCACCCGGCGGTCAATTCAGCCTGGCTGGGCGATAAGATTCGTAAATACGATTTCGTGAACATAGGGGTAGCTATCGCCGTAGAGGAAGGGCTGTTGGTACCCGTAGTGCGTGACGCCGATAAGAAAACGCTTTCGGTAATTTCGGGTGAAGTGAAGGAGTACGCCGGCAAGGCCAAGGACAAAAAGCTACAGCCCAAAGACTGGGAGGGTAATACGTTCTCAGTTTCGAACCTGGGTATGTTTGGCATCGATGAATTCACCGCCATCATCAATCCGCCCGATTCGTGTATCCTAGCCGTAGGTACCATCAAACAGACCGCTGCGTTTAAGGAGGACGGTTCCGTGTACCCCGTCAACATCATGAAGGTGACGCTTTCCTGCGACCACCGCGTTGTGGACGGAGCCACGGGCGCTCAATTCCTGCAAACCGTGAAGAAGTTGCTGGAAGAGCCGATGAGTATGCTAGTGTAGTGGATCATGTTCAATGATTTTTCTTGGGAGAACCAAACTTTTTGGTTCTCCTTTTTTTGTTAAATACAGCGTCAAATTAACCATTCACGTGGATTTGATCAGCGCAACCAGTAAATTCGGAGTATAAAAATCAATAGCTTTTATGAACCGACTCGACCGGCTGACCGCCCTTCTGATCCAACTCCAGTCCAAGCGCATCGTCAAGTCACAGGAAGTCGCTGAGCGGTTTGGGATAAGCCTCCGGACCGTGTACCGCGATATACGTACCCTGGAGCTGGCGGGGGTACCTCTCATTGGCGAGGCCGGTATCGGCTATTCCATCATGCAGGGCTACCGGTTGCCGCCCGTCCAATTTACACGAGAAGAAGCCATGTCGTTTGTGACGGCGGAGAAACTGGTGAATAAATTGACCGATCCGGAAACCCGCACCTCCTACCAATCGGCTCTCTATAAAATCAAATCCGTACTCAGATCCACGGACAAAGAACTGCTGGACGACCTCAGTGACCGAATCGCGGTGGTAGATGATCCTTATTTACCCAAAGACCGTCATCAAATGTCCATCGAGACCATCCTGAACTGCATCTCTGAAAAGAAGGTGATCCGCCTGCACTATATTTCCATGACCAGTCCGGATATGACCGAACGCATCATCGAACCCGTAGGCATTTATTCCAGCGGTGCCTATTGGTACCTGATTGCCTGGTGCCGACTCCGCGAGGGCTATCGCAACTTCCGCACCGACCGCGTTCAGTCCATGGAGGTACTTTCAGAAAGATTCGAGACCCTCCACCCGGCGCTCCAGAGCTTCATCGAGCGAACACGCCGTGAACGAACTCTGCACAAAGCGGTAATCCGGCTGGATAGAGTCGCGCAGCGTTATCTGGGCGATCATCACTACTACAATGGTTTCGTTTCTCAAACCGATGCAGGCGATCAAATCGAAATGACTTTTCTGACGGAATCATTGAACGGCCTGGCGCATTGGTTCGTTTGGCTGGGTCAGGCCGCAGACATCGTCGAACCCGAAGAATTGAAGGAATTGGTGCTGGAGAAGCTCGAAAAAACACGGCAGCGACTCTTGACAAAAGTATCCGAACCCTGCTGACATAGGGCTGTCATTGGTCGGTGTGATCTTTGTAGCATCACTAAACGAACGATAAAGTATGATCTCCTTCATTGAAGCATTCCAAAAAGAACTGGCCGACGAATCCAAAGAAACCCACCGCATGCTGGCCATTGTACCCGCCGATAAAATGGATTGGCAGCCTCACCCCAAGAGCATGACAATCAAGGCCCTCTCTACCCATTTGGCCGACATTGCATCCTGGATTTCTGCCATCCTTGACCAGGATGAATGGGATCTGGCCAAGGCTGAAGAACCGGTTGACTGCAAAAACGCCGAGGATCTTCTGAAGAAATTCGACAAAGGGCTAAGTCGTTCCCAAGAAGCACTTAGCCATGCTTCGGATGCCGTTTTACAAAAACGCTGGCTACTTCGTGCAGGCGATGATGTGTACCTTGATATTGAGAAATGGGAAGCCATTCGCCACGCCTTTGGGCAAAATGCCCACCACCGTGCTCAACTCGGCGTATTCCTGCGGCTATTGGATATTCCGATTCCCGGTCCCTACGGTCCGAGTGCCGACGAAATGGCAATGATGGCTGCCGAAGAACAAAGTTAAGTACGGTTTCACCCACTGTTTTTCTACCGGCTGGACAGATTTTCAGAATCTGTCCAGCCGGTATTTTTTTATGGATTATTTGGAATTGTAATTTTTAATTCTACATTTGTAGAATAGAATCTAGAAACGTAGAATATGAAACTTACTGAAACGGAAGAAACCCTCATGGGGTACCTTTGGCAACTGGGAAAAGCCTTTATGAAAGACCTGCTGGATGCCTACCCGGAGCCCAAGCCTGCCCCGACCACGGTAGCTACCTTGCTCCGTCGCATGATCGACAAGCATTTTGTGGCCTACACCGAATTTGGCAATTCGCGGCAGTACTATCCGCTGGTCAGTAAGCACGATTACTTCACGACGCACCTCGACGGACTGATTACCAACTTTTTCGATAATTCCTCGGCCCAGTTTGCGTCGTTTTTCACCCAGTCTTCGAATCTGACGAAGGCTGAATTGGAGGATTTGAAGAAAATCATCGACGACCAAATCAAAAAACGGAACGCATGATTACCTACCTGCTGAAAGTCACGCTGTGCTCGGGATGCCTGCTGCTGTTTTACCGGCTGGTACTGGAACGAGAAAAGATGTTCCGCTTCAATCGGTTTTATTTACTGGGTACCCTGATGCTGTCGTTGGTTTTGCCCTGGGTACCCCTGGAAATTCTGGTGGCACAAAATCTGTTTACACCCCCTCCTGCGGCCGTAGCCCTGGCCGAGCAGGGCATTCAGGCGCGCTACACGGTGGCCCTGATTTCTGAACCCGACCTTTCCCAAAGTTTCCAGTGGAGCTGGCTTGTGGGTACCTTGTACGTATTGGTCAGCGGCGGGCTGCTGTTTCGGTTTAGCCGGAATATTATTCGTTTGGTGCAAAGCATCCGTACCCACGAAGTAAGAGGGTTGGAGAAAATGAAACTGGTTTTGGTCAATGAACCTACCTTACCCCATAGCTTTTTGAACTACGTCTTTTTATCCAAAGGTACCTTCCTGCAAGGTACCCTCGAGAGGGAAATCCTGGATCATGAACGCGCTCACGTCCGCCAACTTCACACCCTGGATATTCTCTTGATCGAGTTTCTAAAAGTGATTTTCTGGTTCAACCCGGCCTTCTATCTCTATCGGAATGCCATTGCCCTCAACCACGAGTTTCTGGCTGATGAAGCTGTGATCGACGCCTGCCGCGATGTGCCCACCTACCAGTACCTGCTCCTTCAAAAAGCGACCTATGTCTCCGACCAACCCTTTACCAGTCAATTCAACTATTCCTTCACCAAAAAAAGATTCGTCATGATGAACAGACAAACTTCCCACAGACGCTCTCTCTTGATCAAGGGTACCCTGGTACCCCTACTGGCCGTGATTTTCTTTGCATTCAGCGATTTAACGCTGGCCCAGATTGCGCCGCCGCCACCGCCAGTTGAAAAAGCGCCGCCACCTCCGCCTATTGAAAGGGGTACCTCGTCCGATGCAGTGAAAGAGTATAACGCTCTGGTTGACAAATACATTGATAGATCAAAAAAACGCGATTTCATTCAGGAGCCTTCGAAGGTAGATGGGGACAGAATGGAAACCCTACTGGCTGCTATGACTCAAGAACAAAAGGTCTCGTTGGATTATACAATCCATAAGATAAAGCCCTTGTTCAGAGCTACTCCCACCGAGGCTGAATACGAGAAATATAAAAATCCGCAAGTGTATGGTGTCTGGATCGACGAAAAAAAGGTGCCGAATACCGCATTAGACAAATATAAGCCTACCGATTTTTCACAGGTTTTTGTGAGTAAAGTATATCCGAACGCACAGCCAAAAACAGGGTATAAATACAAATACCAACTGGATTTGATGACTAATGCTCACTATGAAAAATATCGAAAGGAAACGTTGGAAAATCCCAAAAAGTACATTGTCTTGAAAAAAGATCGATTCTGAAATTCGTTTTGGCGGCGGATGGAAACATCCGCCGCCACCTAAACAACACGCACTAATGAGAAACAAGAACCTCTAACTTGGCCAATTTCTGCTCCAAAGCCGCTCCGTGCAAATCCTTAGCCACTACTTTCCCAACCGTCCCGACCAACACAGTGGTTGGAAAACTGCTGACATTATAAGTTTTAATAAGCTTGTTTGTAGAATCTGACAAAATTTGCGGCCAGTCCAGCGGGCGTTTTTTCAAAAATCGGGATAAAGAAGCCGGGGTATCATTCCCGGCAATGCTGACAAACGCTACTTTGCTTTTGTCAATGCCCTTATAAATCCGCTGCAGCTCAGGCAGCTCCTGGACGCAGGGCTTACACCAGGTACCCCAGAAATCAATGAAGAGGTACCTACCTTTATAATCACGCATTGAAATCGAATTTTCTGTCTGAAATTCTTTGACATCAAATGGTCGGAACGGGTACCCTGCCTTTAAAGAATATTCCCGCTCATCAGGATTGACTGTGGAAAATTGTAATGCATTATGATACAAGCTCACTCCCTCGTTCCGGTATTGGACTTTATTAAGAATACTTCCCAGGGTTAGTAAATCTCCCTTCTTGATGAATTCAGGGTGCTCATATTTTTTGGTAGAATCCTTTTCCAGCAACACAAAACTAGCATGTTCAAAAGTTGGTATCCGGCTTCCACCAGCGATTGCAATTTCGTATTTTTCTCCCCCTATCTTTATTTGTGTCCGGGCATGAATAGGGAAATAATACAGGAAATCCATCCCGGCGGGTTCGAAAGGCATACGTTTGATCATGATGGGAATCCGTTTGTTCACTAGCTTACCTCCCTCGTATACCTCGTAAGTGAAGTACTTCTTTTCTGCTTCCTGATAAGTTTCGATCGACTCTAAATTGTTTTTATAAGCTACCGCTGGGTAAAAAGGAATTTCATCACTAAAATCAAGATCGTTATCTGTATCAACCATCACGGCGGCATTGCCTTTTTCATCCCTACCGCGAATTACGTAGACAAAGCACTTGATCGGCTTATCAGGTAGTTCGTTCGGGTCAGGCTCCCACTCAGAAGATTTTTTAAAACCAGCAAATTCCTTATCATTGAGGGTACCTGCCTGGAAGTTCTGATAGATGAGTTGATGGACATCCAGCCAAACCATCGACTTTTTGACGAGTTTCCAGGTTTTAGGTACCCCTCTGACTGGCAAATAGGTTTTCGCCCAGAATCCTTTGTCAATCGTGTCTTTGGGATTCTCGTACCCTAATAAACTCGCACTGGGATGGAAGGGCCCCAAGCCCTCGACATACGTGAGCGGCAAGTTCATCTTTTCGCCAACTTTTTCATCATCGCGCTGAGTCTGACAGGAAACAAGACCAATGAAGGCACAGAAGAGAAGGCAAGTGATGACTTTCATATCTAGGAATATTGTGCAGCTTAAAGCTAGCAGGAAAAAACCTGAGAATCAATTACAACCGGAACTTACCCATTCGTCGCCCAATTCCTTGAACTCACCCTCCTGAACGTTCCTACCCCCTTTCCGGTTATATCCCTGATTCGGCCCTCCGCCCGAATCATTTTTTTTAGGTCAAAACCAACCTCCATCAAGAATTTACATACTATGGAAAAGATACACGCCACCACCGTCCTCGGCGTATTGCATAACGGACAACTGGCCCTGGGAGCCGATGGACAAGCCACCATGGGCAATACCGTCGCCAAAAGCAATGTCAAAAAAGTACGCGCCCTGCAAGGCGGCAAGATTCTGGTCGGCTTCGCGGGCTCCACGGCGGATGCCTTTTCGCTGCTGGAAAAATTCGAGGAAAAACTCAACGCCTACGGCGGCAACATGAAGCGTGCCGCCATCGAACTCGCCAAAGACTGGCGCACTGACCGCTACCTACGTAAACTGGAAGCCATGCTGATCACGGCCAACAAGGAAGAAATCCTGGTCATTTCGGGTACGGGTGACGTACTGGAACCCGAAAACGGGATTGCGGCCATCGGTTCCGGAGGCAACTTTGCCCTCTCGGCTGCCACTGCTTTGAAAAAACATGCTACCCAACTCACGGCCGAGGAAATGGTCCGCGAG is from Salmonirosea aquatica and encodes:
- the lepA gene encoding translation elongation factor 4; amino-acid sequence: MKNIRNFCIIAHIDHGKSTLADRLLEYTNTVTHREMQAQLLDNMDLERERGITIKSHAIQMDYLLNGEQYTLNLIDTPGHVDFSYEVSRSIAACEGALLLVDASQGIEAQTISNLYLAINHDLIIIPVLNKIDLPGAMPEEVTDQIVDLIGCDRDEIIHASGKEGIGVPEILEAIVHRIPAPKGDPEAPLQALIFDSVFNSYRGIEVIFRIKNGSVRKGDKVKFMATGKEYIADEIGTLRLQQQPKDVVECGDVGYLISGIKVAREVKVGDTFTHIHRPSTAMIRGFEEVKPMVFAGIYPVDTSEYEELREAMEKLQLNDASLVWEPETSAALGFGFRCGFLGMLHMEIVQERLEREFDMTVITTVPSVQFTVHNTRGETLSVSAPSEMPEPNFIKSIEEPFINAQIISKSEYVGAIMTLCMDKRGMLKNQIYLTSDRVELQFSMPLAEVVFDFFDKLKTISRGYASLDYELSGYQESDMVKLDVMLNGDRVDALSAIVHRSKAYEWGKKLCEKLRELIPRQMFEIAIQAAIGQKIIARETVKAMRKDVLAKCYGGDISRKRKLLEKQKKGKKRMRQVGNVEIPQEAFMAVLKIN
- a CDS encoding Lrp/AsnC ligand binding domain-containing protein; translation: MNKNSEIDNTDLKILSLLMQNAGLPYTEIGKRVFVSGGTVHVRMKKMEQMGIVKGSQLLIDPAKLGWDISAFLGVYLDKSSLYEEVAADLETIPEVVNIHYTTGIYSIFAKIVCRDTGHLREVLHDKIQKVKGIQRTETFISLDERINRSIPLDEEG
- a CDS encoding energy transducer TonB, whose amino-acid sequence is MKRLDDHRIAELNRYLSASGLSRKLLPELLDHLACEAEERLWEGQPLERVIESLRGEIDSDVLEQLSVEHKHLLAMEESLNDIVFENRNKSYGAYALRRDYGGNVQRATFIGVGLFLLIFLLPELYARLKPEANEKDVAFMVEAKTIRIKPEKILIPPPVLETPPPTVKTVRSLPPVVLPDEQVLIEHQPPTVEMLENAQPGQETVEGDVIEELVVPPAEVADKGLGRIVEAKPEEEKTLLSAEQQPEFIGGSQAFAQFLQKNLRYPRAAAQAGIQGKVFVEFTVGTDGKIERAKAIKGIGFGCDEEALRVINLMPNWMPGKQSGRPVRVRFTLPIVFQLD
- a CDS encoding PadR family transcriptional regulator, producing MENSTSNEYVRGTLKTIVLNLLSENGRMYGYEITQQVKERTAGEITLTFGALYPVLHKLEQEGLLLTESEAVDGRMRKYYTLTSQGTATARTKTNDLERFMEAIKLLLSPQDGAIPGLAPERS
- a CDS encoding DUF819 family protein, which translates into the protein MIQNDAVLLGILMLTLGLIFYTATLPQKGWTKFYGVVPPLLLCYFLPGVYNSLGLINGAESQLYPVVSRYLLPACLVFFTLGMDWKSLARLGPPAVIMMLAGTVGVMLGGPIALWTVSELSPVTVQGEGPEAVWRGLATIAGSWIGGGANQTALKEVFQPSDRLFSQIVAVDVLAAELWMAVLIYGAGYASRIDALLRADSSRIADVQQRLEGLQLAHQRIPSTADLIQLGAVGFGATGFAHWLAGIITPYLAEHYPTWAKYSLTSSFFWVVGLVTLLGILFSLTPIRKLEHAGASRVGSVFLYLLVATIGMQMDLRAVADNPGLFAIGLIWMLVHAAFVIGVARLFKIPFFFAAVGSQANVGGSASAPVVAAAFHPSLAPVGVLLSILGYALGTYAGYLTALLMQWVSEGI